One genomic window of Gammaproteobacteria bacterium includes the following:
- a CDS encoding flagellar basal body rod protein FlgF, with the protein MDRMLYIAMSGAKQTMRSQAVNAHNLANANTAGFRADMEAFSGKALSGSGWPTRTYTSDRSTGIDFTPGAVVSTGRELDVAIEDYGFIAVQTPDGGEAYTRAGDLRIASGGVVTTGAGYPVKGNNGIIALPPAEKIELGADGTFTMLPLGQSSAALAVVDRIKLVNPPLEDLVKGKDGLLRLRDNSAAPPDANVRLVSGHLESSNVNSVDSMIKMISLSRQFEMQIKMMKTTEDNDKASAALLRLQG; encoded by the coding sequence ATGGATCGAATGCTTTACATTGCGATGTCCGGTGCGAAACAGACCATGCGCTCGCAAGCCGTGAATGCACATAATCTCGCCAACGCTAATACGGCTGGATTTCGTGCAGATATGGAAGCTTTTTCAGGGAAGGCGCTCTCGGGTTCTGGCTGGCCAACGCGCACTTATACTTCAGACAGAAGTACCGGCATAGATTTTACACCAGGCGCAGTGGTGAGTACGGGTCGAGAGCTGGATGTTGCGATTGAAGATTATGGCTTTATCGCGGTGCAAACACCGGATGGTGGAGAAGCTTATACCCGTGCGGGTGATCTGCGTATTGCCAGTGGTGGTGTTGTTACAACGGGTGCGGGTTATCCGGTCAAAGGTAATAACGGAATCATTGCACTGCCGCCTGCTGAAAAAATTGAATTAGGAGCCGATGGTACATTTACAATGTTACCGCTCGGCCAATCTTCTGCGGCACTGGCGGTTGTTGATCGTATCAAGCTGGTTAATCCGCCGTTAGAAGATCTGGTCAAAGGAAAAGATGGTCTTTTACGCTTAAGAGATAACAGTGCAGCTCCGCCAGATGCAAATGTTCGTTTAGTCTCAGGTCACCTAGAAAGCAGTAATGTGAACTCGGTGGACTCAATGATCAAAATGATTTCACTCTCTCGCCAGTTTGAAATGCAGATAAAAATGATGAAAACCACGGAAGATAATGATAAAGCATCCGCTGCGTTATTGCGTTTGCAAGGCTAA
- a CDS encoding flagellar hook assembly protein FlgD, whose product MSTHIDNNVVSQLGLGQQTEKKKTELGQGDFMRLMTSQLSNQDPLKPMDNGDFLSQMAQFSTSSGIQTLNDSFSQLSNSLYSSQALQASSLIGRTVQLPGNTAYMEKQGGFNGALELPVSSSEVQVTISDLGGNVVKQINLGAQESGQVGFNWDGTGSDGEALMPGKYNVTAQAVIDGKDQALNTVIEAKVESVTLGSGSSGLMVNLAGLGAAAFNEVKQIK is encoded by the coding sequence ATGTCAACACATATTGATAACAATGTAGTCAGTCAGTTAGGCCTTGGGCAGCAGACTGAGAAGAAAAAAACAGAGCTGGGTCAAGGTGATTTTATGAGGCTCATGACATCACAGTTGAGCAATCAAGATCCATTAAAGCCTATGGATAATGGTGATTTTTTGTCTCAAATGGCACAGTTTAGTACGTCATCAGGAATTCAAACACTGAATGATTCTTTTAGTCAGTTGAGCAACTCACTCTATTCCAGTCAAGCACTACAGGCTTCCAGCTTGATTGGGCGCACCGTGCAGCTTCCGGGTAATACCGCTTATATGGAAAAGCAAGGTGGATTTAATGGTGCTCTGGAGTTACCTGTAAGCAGCTCAGAAGTTCAAGTTACGATCTCGGATTTAGGTGGCAATGTGGTGAAACAGATCAACTTAGGTGCACAGGAGTCTGGGCAAGTTGGATTCAACTGGGATGGAACCGGCAGTGATGGAGAAGCGTTAATGCCTGGAAAATATAACGTGACGGCTCAAGCGGTGATTGATGGAAAAGATCAGGCATTAAACACAGTGATTGAAGCAAAAGTTGAAAGTGTCACATTAGGCAGCGGTAGTAGCGGGCTTATGGTGAATTTAGCAGGCTTAGGTGCGGCTGCTTTTAATGAAGTCAAACAGATCAAGTAA
- a CDS encoding flagellar basal body L-ring protein FlgH, whose protein sequence is MDSIKHIVYLSGIALMIAGCSYIPQKPELADADEFFYPDMKPVETTPGAIYESNAGGLFEDQKGRRVGDIINVKLAEKTAATKKASTSTKKDSEVSVAAPTIFGSLPSFKSRFDLSASLSSGRKFTGTGDSTQSNTLNGSIAAVITQILPNGNYVIKGQKVLEMNQGKEYIKLSGVVRPNDISTDNSILSTQIANANITYASEGVMNDVNRMGWLERAFNSPWWPF, encoded by the coding sequence ATGGATAGTATTAAGCATATTGTCTATTTATCTGGAATAGCACTGATGATTGCAGGTTGTAGCTATATTCCTCAAAAGCCTGAATTAGCGGACGCTGATGAATTTTTTTACCCAGATATGAAACCTGTAGAAACAACGCCCGGAGCAATTTATGAGTCGAATGCAGGCGGGCTGTTTGAGGATCAAAAAGGTCGCCGTGTTGGCGATATAATCAATGTCAAATTGGCTGAGAAAACAGCGGCCACCAAAAAAGCCAGCACCAGTACCAAAAAAGATAGTGAAGTCAGTGTTGCAGCGCCGACAATTTTTGGAAGTCTTCCATCATTCAAATCACGATTTGACCTTTCTGCCAGCCTCAGCTCTGGCCGTAAATTTACCGGCACGGGAGACAGCACTCAAAGCAACACACTGAATGGCAGCATAGCGGCAGTCATCACCCAGATTTTACCGAATGGAAACTATGTGATTAAAGGGCAAAAAGTACTGGAAATGAATCAGGGTAAAGAGTACATCAAACTCTCTGGCGTGGTACGTCCCAATGATATCAGCACCGATAACTCTATTTTATCAACACAAATTGCCAATGCAAATATCACCTATGCCAGTGAAGGCGTAATGAATGATGTCAATAGAATGGGGTGGTTAGAGCGAGCATTTAATAGCCCTTGGTGGCCGTTTTGA
- the flgG gene encoding flagellar basal-body rod protein FlgG translates to MNQALWIAKTGLDAQQTRMAVVSNNLANVNTTGFKRSRAVFEDLFYQNIRQVGAQSSQDTQIPSGLSLGTGVRTVATDKLHTQGNMIQTENSLDVAIEGRGFFQILQPDGTLAYSRDGNFKVDSQGQIVTSNGYTLQPAITVPENALSLTIGIDGVVSATTPGSAAPVQLGNIQLADFVNPTGLQPVGKNLYVESAASGAAATSTPGLNGVGTVQQGALESSNINVVEELVNMIETQRAYEMNSKVISAADRMLQYVSNNL, encoded by the coding sequence ATGAATCAAGCATTATGGATCGCTAAAACAGGGCTGGATGCACAGCAAACAAGAATGGCTGTGGTCTCCAATAATCTGGCGAACGTAAATACAACAGGCTTTAAAAGAAGCCGCGCAGTTTTTGAAGATCTTTTCTACCAGAATATTCGCCAGGTGGGAGCGCAATCTTCACAAGATACGCAAATTCCCTCTGGTTTATCTCTGGGTACAGGTGTGAGAACCGTTGCGACTGATAAGCTGCATACTCAGGGCAATATGATCCAGACAGAAAATTCGTTAGATGTTGCAATTGAAGGGCGTGGTTTTTTTCAAATTTTGCAGCCAGACGGTACGCTTGCATATTCACGCGATGGTAACTTTAAAGTGGATAGTCAGGGGCAGATAGTGACCTCTAATGGCTATACACTTCAACCAGCCATTACTGTGCCGGAAAATGCATTGAGCCTTACCATCGGCATTGACGGTGTGGTGAGTGCAACTACTCCTGGTTCGGCAGCTCCGGTGCAACTTGGCAATATTCAACTGGCTGATTTTGTAAATCCAACAGGGCTACAACCCGTCGGTAAAAATCTGTATGTCGAATCAGCAGCCAGTGGAGCAGCCGCAACCTCTACACCAGGTCTGAATGGTGTAGGAACAGTACAGCAGGGCGCGTTGGAAAGTTCAAATATTAATGTTGTTGAAGAGCTGGTCAACATGATAGAAACTCAGCGAGCTTATGAAATGAACTCCAAGGTGATTTCTGCCGCCGATAGAATGCTGCAATATGTGAGTAATAATTTGTAA
- a CDS encoding flagellar hook protein FlgE codes for MPFRIALSGLNAASTDLRVIGNNVANASTTGFKQSRTEFSDIYATSNLGTASDAVGSGVKVSNVAQQFSQGNTEFTNNALDLAISGQGFFRLDDNGTIMYSRAGAFGVDNDGFIVNSSDQKLTGYMVDDIGNVTGAQGSIQLRTDDLSPRATTSVDLGLNLNADAEVPGAAVTSSAIQFGGAILDTNDSPYTTGDFSIFDSYGNEVNDATLQFTSVGGTNWDVELLVGGAQTLPPTIATGVNVGTDVATLSWDPDGAANQPAIPITIDTTGLISQAVGAGASDITALSDGAVQREFSVTDATSYNRSTSLTVFDSLGASQLASFYYRKTEVPGEWESYTFINGTQIPGAQANGSDLINFSTGGKLLSINGVPAPPSSISTADYSPGGGAESMSLTLDYARLTQYGGGFNVNELSQDGFTTGRLSGIDIDDTGMVLARFSNGQTRVEAQVALANFRNPQGLRSLGDTSWAESFDSGAPLVGSPGSSSLGLVQSGALEGSNVDLTEQLVNMITAQRNFQANSQVISTADTITQTIINIR; via the coding sequence ATGCCATTTCGTATTGCTTTAAGTGGATTAAATGCCGCTTCAACAGACCTTCGAGTAATTGGTAATAATGTTGCCAATGCCAGTACAACGGGGTTTAAACAATCTCGGACTGAATTTTCAGATATCTATGCCACATCTAATCTGGGTACAGCGTCCGATGCTGTGGGGAGCGGGGTGAAAGTATCGAATGTTGCCCAGCAATTTTCCCAGGGTAATACTGAATTTACCAACAATGCACTTGATCTGGCGATCAGTGGCCAAGGGTTTTTCAGGCTGGATGATAATGGCACGATTATGTACAGCCGTGCGGGTGCATTTGGTGTAGACAATGATGGCTTTATTGTGAACAGCTCAGATCAAAAACTAACGGGCTATATGGTGGACGATATCGGTAACGTAACAGGGGCACAAGGCAGTATTCAGCTCCGTACTGATGATCTTTCTCCCAGAGCGACGACTTCTGTAGATTTGGGTCTGAACTTAAATGCAGATGCTGAGGTGCCTGGCGCGGCGGTGACCTCCTCTGCCATTCAGTTTGGAGGTGCAATATTGGATACCAATGATTCACCTTACACAACAGGTGATTTTAGTATTTTTGATAGTTATGGCAATGAAGTAAATGACGCAACTTTACAATTTACCTCTGTTGGCGGCACAAACTGGGATGTTGAACTGCTCGTTGGAGGTGCACAGACTCTGCCGCCGACAATAGCAACGGGTGTGAATGTAGGAACCGATGTTGCCACGCTGAGCTGGGATCCTGATGGTGCGGCGAACCAGCCCGCAATTCCAATCACAATTGATACCACTGGGCTGATTTCACAAGCAGTAGGGGCAGGTGCTTCTGATATTACTGCGTTGTCTGATGGCGCAGTACAACGTGAATTTTCTGTCACTGATGCAACAAGTTATAACCGCTCAACATCATTGACTGTATTTGACTCTTTAGGTGCAAGCCAACTGGCCTCTTTTTATTATCGAAAAACAGAAGTTCCAGGTGAATGGGAAAGCTATACATTTATTAATGGCACTCAAATTCCAGGAGCTCAGGCGAATGGTTCGGATTTAATTAACTTTTCAACGGGTGGAAAGCTATTGTCCATTAATGGTGTGCCGGCACCTCCTTCATCAATTAGTACAGCGGATTATAGTCCTGGAGGCGGTGCAGAAAGTATGTCGTTAACGCTTGATTATGCGAGGCTGACTCAATATGGCGGTGGTTTTAATGTCAATGAACTCTCTCAAGATGGCTTCACCACAGGGCGTTTGAGTGGTATTGATATTGATGATACCGGAATGGTTCTGGCGCGTTTTAGCAATGGCCAGACACGGGTAGAAGCGCAGGTGGCATTAGCCAACTTTCGCAACCCACAGGGTCTACGTTCATTGGGTGATACTTCCTGGGCCGAAAGTTTCGATTCGGGGGCTCCACTTGTCGGTTCACCAGGCTCATCCAGTTTAGGTCTGGTTCAATCTGGAGCCTTGGAAGGGTCGAATGTTGACCTGACAGAGCAGCTAGTCAATATGATTACAGCACAGCGAAATTTTCAGGCAAACTCCCAAGTGATCTCGACCGCAGATACGATCACTCAAACGATTATTAATATTCGCTAG